The DNA region CCAGCAACTGCATGGTCATTAAATTGCCGCCCAACACTAAAATCTTTAAGATGCCAGTTCAAGCGCCGACTGCCTCAAAGGAATCGCATACAGTTAGCCTGAGTGACAAGGAAATGTTGAACAGTGTCCTCAAAATTCCGCAGGCGATAAGTATAAGCAAAGTCAAATCGGTGGATAATACTGCAACTATTTCCAACCCTACGACTATCAAAACTGTGTTGCCGGCTCAAACCCACAGCCGATCATCCTGCTTCCTCGTCGACGCTTTTAACAAATCGGAAAGTCGCCCCGAATCCATGAAGATAATTACGGAATTTCGTAATCAAATACGCTCCATAGAGAAGACATTGCCACTGCCGGGAACAGTGCTGCAATCTTCAAAGATAAATAATGATCTTCCACCTTTACCTCCGTTGGTTGGTCCAGATGCACCCAAGCCCGTTGAACTGACTCTCAACCCACTATGTTTTATAGTGGCCAAGGAACTACAGATCCAGTATCCACTCTACCGTTTTATGTGGACCTGTCCGCATTGCCAGCGATTCTTCGAGAAGCACTGTGCATTTCGAATGCACCTGACTAGCAAGCATGATTTGACCCAAGAAAAATTGAACAGCCTCAAAGTGATATTAATGCCTTACAAAagtaagtatatatatattgttgccGCTCTATTATTAGGCGTTAAAAAAACGTGCACGGATACCGCTGTAGAGATTTGAGACTTTAACTCTATGCCCACAAAGTGCACGaacataaaactaaaaaatgttctcCGATGAGCCTGGCCGTTTGAGCTTCGAACCAGGAACAGATACGGAACATACAAGCTTCTCTATCACTTTTCTTTTCTACACTGATCATCTGTAGTCaattaacatatttttatcTCCACTTTAGTTCTCTCATTGGATTCATCAGACTCTGAGCCTAAGCTTGCGCATGTGCCATTGCCAACGAATTTGGAAACGAAGCCACAAGTGCCAGAATCTACTCCAAATCAAGACAAGACTGTTAATTTGCCATTTCTGCAAAACGATGCAGCACCTTTGAAGGATCAAACACCGGCATTATCATATCTTACTTCTAACAAAGATTCAACATCCCCAATGAAAAATCCAGATAAATCAAATGGCTCAAAGAAGTCAAAGAAGAATCAAGGAAAAATTGCTCAGTTTCAGTGCACGGACTGCTCCAAAGTATTTACTACTTTCGGGGCCCTACGCATCCACAAGACAATCCACACAGGCGAGCTGCCGCACAAATGCAGCTATTGTGACAAACGTTTCCGTACTCCTGGTCAGGTGCGTGTGCACCACCGTCGTCACACCGGAGAAAAGCCGTTTAAATGCAAGGTAAGGATTaatctgtagcattagttgcaTGAATTATTACTGCAGTGTAACAATGTTTtgtcattattattataatctCTTGTATCTTTGTAGGTTTGCTCATTGGATTTCACTCATCGGGAAACTTTGATTTCCCATCTTTCGCGCCATATTGGAATGAAACGTTATAAATGCTATGGATGCGATAAATACTTTGTAGTCGTCAGCGGTTTGCGAGCCCATCGCCGCCTACGTCCTGACACTTGCGGCAAGGTGAAGTTCACAGCTCGAGCTCACGGCCCCCGGGTGCGGGTCATCCGGGGAGAAGTGATCTTTGAACATCACCCAGAACACAATGGATACCTACGCAGTGAGGATCCGCTTAACATTTTGTCCCAACGTGATCAGACCGACTCAAACCCACCCGAAACAATGTAGGGTATAAGCTAATTGTTATGTTTTCCTTATTTTACCACTTTAGCTTTGCCATtatgatatattttttagtattttttaaaaatgcgATAAGGGATATAGAAGTAAGACCTTGATCCATAGGAAAGAATTACAAAAGATATTGCCatgaattataattttttaatattcgaTTTTTGACccaaatatatttgtttatgaAATTACACTCCAATTCATGTATGACTGTGTGGCGGTATTAAGGTTGTTCAAAAAATCTCTTATCAAGcaattcaaaattttaaaagctaTTACCCTATAATAATTTGGAAGCCATGACCATGAAAGCTGATAACAATTTTATTATACTAAGTTGATAATTAAGAGCAAATCAAATTGCATTAAGAAAAGGTGCattaaattggttttattttattacggTCGtttagtatttatttttaaatctcaGGACTTCTTCTATGAGGGTTTCATGTTGCTGAACATCGTTAGAAGTTATGTATTTGTTAATCGCATTAAAAACCTCACTTTCCTGGGCTATGGTTGCCAGAGTCAGCTTCGTTTTCATTTGGGTGGCACCTTCCGTAAATTTATTATGCACTTTCTCATCCTCCTTGGCGAATTCACTGGCAACGCCCAGTAATCCGATAAGGCTCATTCCAATTGTTTTTGACTCGGGTGCCGATTGAGATAAGCTGTCCTTGAGACCTTCAAACACGCCTTGTAGATCGTAGACGTAGACATATTTCTCAGCAGTAGAGCCATGCTGACGGAGGTTCTTGCCGCGGTTAATATAGCTCTCTAGGACAGATGTTCCCGGTCCACGTTCCTCAACCGGCACACTATCCACTATCTGCTGCACAAAATTAACTGTGACGACCAGCATATTGTGAATTTGAATGCCACGAATGGTCTCGGCATAGCGAAAGAATTGAGACAGGATCTCCTTTTGTGACCTTGGAGGTGCAGCACAGGTAAGGCTCTGCGGAATATGCATACGATTTAATAAAGaatcagttttttttttaatacatacCAAAACAGAGagcaaaaatataaatgtgcaCCGCATCTTCGTCATGACTTAATTCGACCAACAAATTTGGGAACAGACTTcggatttttatacccttgccaCACATAACGAATCGCCTCTTCATTAATGTATTAGTATTGCATTGAtatgaaatgtgaaattgacTTCGGCAGAAGAGGAGAGCGCTCATGATCTAGAATGATGAAATCTCCTTATCAGCATCACAAAGAGAGAAGAGTCGATAGAAGCTAATACGTTTGGCAACAAATGAAAGCGGAAGCCAGTACACTTAAAACAAAAAGTCTcttaatttcttttatttcatcttttattatttcttgtCATTCGGTTTTGCAGTTTTTTGAAaatgataaattatttgtatagTAAGAAGAGTCAAGGGAAAAGTGCTCAGATTCAGTGCACGGACTGCTCCAAAGTATTTACTACTTTCGGGGCCCTACGCATCCACAAGACAATCCACACGGCGCGCTGCCGCACAAATGCAGCTATTGTGACAAACGTTTCCGCACTCCTGGTCAGGTGCGTGTGCACCACCGTCTTCACACCGAAGAAAAGCCGTTTAAATGAAAGGTAAGGATTaatctgtagcattagttgcaTAATTTAATACTGCAATGGAACAGTGTTTTGTCAATATTATTGTAATCAATTGTATCTTTGTAGGTTTGCTCATTGGATTTCACTCATCGGGAAACTCTGATTTCCCATCTTTTGCGCCATATTGGAATGAAGCGTTATAAATGCTATGGATGCGATAAATACTTTGTAGTCGTCAGCGGTTTACGAGCTCATCGCCGCCTACGTCCTGACACTTGCGGCAAGGTGAAGTTCACAGCTCGAGCTCACGGCCCCCGGGTGCGGGTCATCCGGGGAGAAGTGATCTTTGAACATCACCCAGAACACAATGGATACCTACGCAGTGAGGATCCGCTTAACATTTTGTCCCAACGTGATCAGACCGACTCAAACCCACCCGAAACAATGTAGGGTATAAGCCTAATTGTTATGTGTTCCTTATTTTACCACTTTAGCTTTGCCATTCTGATATATTTtgtagtattttttaaaaatgcgATAAGGGATATCGAAGAAAGACCTTGATCTATAGGAAAGAATTACAAAAGATTTTGCCatgaattataattttttaatattcgaTTTTTGACccaaatatatttgtttatgaAAATACACTCCAATTCATGTATGACTTTGTGGCGGTATTAAGGTTGTTCAAAACATCTCTTATCAAGCaattgaaaaatttaaaagctaTTACCCTATAATAATTTGGAAGCCATGACAACAATTTTATTATACTAAGTTGATAATTAAGAGCAAATCAAATTGCATTAAAAAAAGGTGtattaaattggttttattttattacagTCGTTTAGTACTTATTTTTGAATCTCAGGACTTCTTTTATGAGGGTTTCATGTTGCTGAACATCATTAGAAGTTATGTATTTGTTAATCGCATTAAAAACCTCACTTTCCTGGGCTATGGTTGCCAGAGTCAGTTTCGTTTTCATTTGGGTGGCACCTTCCGTAAATTTATTATGCAATTTCTCATACTCCTTGGTGACTTCACTGGGATAGCCCTTTGATGCGATACGGGACATTTCAGTTTTTTGAAACTCAGATAAGCTGTCATTTAGATCATCGCCTGGTTGACCGTAGATGTGTTCATATTTCTCAGCAGTAGAGCCATGCTGAAGGAGGTTCCTGCCGCGGTTAATATAGCTCTGTTGGACAGATGTTCCCGGTCCACGTTCCTCAACCGGCACACTATCCACTATCTGCTGCAAAACATTAACTAAGGCGCCCAGCATATTGTGAATATGAATGCCACGAATGGTCTCGGCATAGCGAAAGAATTGAGACAGGATCTCCTTTTGCGATCTTGGAGGTGCAGCACAGGTAAGGCTCTGCGGAATATGCATACGATTCAATAAAGaatcagttttttttttaatacatacCAAAACAGAGagcaaaaatataaatgtgcaCCGCATCTTCGTCATGACTTAATTCGACTCAAAAATTTTGGAACAGACTTcggatttttatacccttgccaCACATAACGAATCGCCTCTTCATTAATGTATTAGTATTGAATTGAtatgaaatgtgaaattgacTTCGGCAGAAGAGGAGAGCGATCATGATCTAGAATGATGAAATCTCCTTATCAGCATCACAAAGAGAGAAGAGTCGATAGAAGCTAATACGTTTGGCAACAAATGAAAGCGGAAGCCAGTACACTTAAAACAAAAAGTCTCTTACTTTCttttatttcatcttttattatttcttgtCATTCGGTTTTGCAGTTTTTTGAAAATGATAAATTAATTGTATGGTATTATTAAACGTAATATGATATTCTTAATCATAAATTAATGCGAAATACATACGCTCATCTGTTTCTCGATTAGTATAATCATTATATTGTTTGCTTGTCTGTGTATCAtgttacatttaaaattgttatatCTTTCTATTTGGTAAAACATATAaaacaatttatattttaacaaaatttGACAAGCCGACAAATTTGtgtaatatacaatatattcgTACTTTTCAattgatttatatgttaagtTTAATACGATTGCAACACTCTGCGTGGGTACCTTTATCTAGACATCTATTGTTGCTAGCGCTATAGTTTAATTTAGTATCTCTCGTTTCATCCCAAACATGCCCAGCCGGCCAACATCGCCGCAAAATTTACTACTTCCTAACACATCCGATCCAATTGGCAGGGGCAACGCGCTAAAGTTGTTATAACAAATACTTTTATTCcgtataaatatttagtttaCATATGACTATTGTTGTTTAACATGTGTTTCAGCTAATAATTTAGTGTTTGCTTTTAAGCATTTGCTTGCTAactttttgtatatatttatgtataaaTACGAGGCCGAATTTAAACGTTCTGCAAAACAGCTTATCAGttatatacattattatgTACCTTAACACCTATTGCCAATGTCttgatttatgttttttttttgctggttttgctttattttatGGTAAAAATTATATGCTACAGTACATATCTACAGTTATCATTCTAATCTGTTCGCTTGGTTAATATCTATGCCTTCATACACCTTAGGTACAATAATTGTTTAGCTTTTCGATCTAAATTACACATACATACGTGGCTAGCTTGGGTATCGACTGTGGTATATACAGGAATGTACTGGGGAACTGAATAGAAGTTGTGGGAATGAGGTTAAAGTTTCAATTAGCTGCTTAGCTGGAAGTTGCGTCTGTGTCTCCTATCGGTTTTAAGAATTAGAACCGTCTGTTAGCTACCAAGACATCGATCAGTCCTTCAAATTCGTCATTTATTATAGGGGAGATCAAAACTTAAGTCGTGTTTGAAAACTTATTTTAGAATCTAGCTGCCTTATAGAATATGCACTATGCAAGACTTTTGACTAATTGCACGGATTGTTTATACTGGTTTCCAACAACCTAGGCATAAAAACTGATTAACATAGCGTTATTTGATTGATTGTATTACTCATAcgtttatatattataatggCAATTGGAATTTGCTGCCAATTCGCCAGAAGATTGCGATTTAAATCAAATGGCTTCTACTTTCGACCCTATCCATGCTTTCGAGATTTGATTTAGGCGGTAAGACTAATAGCTACCAAGTCCTTAGTTCAAATATGTATCGGTTTCCAGTGGTCCGCCCCATTCATGGCCATTCTGGTGGCAGTTCCACGAACAACAAGTTGATTGACTTCCTCCTCCATTAGCGAGCAAAATCTTGATGCACATATAGAAGTGCATATGGGCTGATATATAAATTTCTGATAATTAAACGTGTAACAGTCTTTTTAAGTTTACATtatcaataaaatcaaactTAGTGAAAGATCGAGACCCCAAAGTAATCGTAATTGCAACATAACCATCGGGCGGGGGGTGCGCTTATCAACTAAACATGTCCACGTATATAAGTATAGGTGTATTAAGTAAGTGTGGGCAGTAGCTGGCTATAATACTTTAGAGTTATGATATCCGTGTATATCGTAAATGCGTATTATGCGTAGAGTTCGAAATAAGTATGCAACGAACGCAGGGTCGATGAGTTTTCAGCTCAGTTGGCATAGTTGTCGAATGAGCCCAAGTACTCCAATGCAGCGCGATAGCAGAAGTGATATTGATCCTAAATTAGTAAAAACAACAGATGTAAATTCTCCATGCGTCTATTAAAAATCTTGTGTGAAACCCACCTCGGTTTGCACCATAGCCGGTCGCTGGGAACGCAGGATGCGCACTGTCTGGAAGACATCCAGCACTCCCTCGTACTGCATCCGCTCTAGAACGATGCTCAGTGTGATGAAGACACCCGAACGTCCCACGCCCGCTGAACAGTGCACGGTGATGGGTCCATCCTGGCCAAACTGTTCCTTGGTCTTGTGCACCTGTCCGATGAAGTCAATGAAGCCTTCGCCCGACTTGGGCACCCCCTGCTCCGGCCAATCGATGAACTGGAACTGGCGCACCGTGCGCGAGGATCCATCTCGAGCATCAGTTACCTACAGACAAAGAggatttatttgttttccagttatttattattaaataaagtaTATTAAACTCACCTTAAACTCACGCAGCTTATACTGCGGCATGTTGTACTCAGCGATGGGATCCACGACATAATACTGATAGCGCACGGACCGCTCATGAGGCCAGTATTGGAAGCACTTCTCCTGTGAAAAGAAAAAGCATTAGTTTATATGAGGCTAAGGTTGAGGATTTAGTCTTAAACTAAATTACTACTGAATCTATAATCCAGAAAATACAAATGAGTGTGGTTAACTTACCCTGCCCATTTCCTTGAGCTTGGTCAGCATGACCACAATGGTGGAGTTGTGCTCCCAGAGCATGCGCCAGAAATCCTCTGCTGCATCCTGCACAGGACCCTGGGCGGCGATATAGGCCGATCGGTAGCGATAGCCGTCAATGAAGCTGGCGTTGACATAGTCGCTGCCCTCGATTCCATGGATGGGGGTCAGGTAGACACGACTCGATTCGTATGGCAGAATGTGGACCAGGCGGTTCTTGTGCTTGTTGCACGGCAGATTGGCCGTTACGAACTTGGACGAGTCCATCTTGACATTGGACAGCTTCTTGAACTCCACCTCCATGCCGGAGATGCTCTCGCCGGGCTCCGTGATCAGTAGCTTTTGCAGGTGCGTGTGCAGGTTGCGGGCCGGCACCTCCGTCATGCCACAGATGATGGCCTCAATGATGGCGTCATGGATGAAAATGTACTGATCCTCCGTCTGAACCATATAGTTGCGTTGCGCCCTCAGGCACGTGACATGCCCATAGATATCGATGATCTTCTCGTGCTTCATTCGCTCCAGCATCGAATCGATGACGATGTAGCAGCCGGTTCGACCCACTCCCGCCGAGCAGTGAACGATCACGGGTCCGGATTCCGGTGGCGTGAGAGCGCGACACCGGCGCAGGAACTGCAGGAACGGAGCCGGATGATCGGGCACCCCATGATCCGGCCAGGCGGTGAACTGCAGCTGCTTGATCTCGCGCCGATCGTTGAAGCCCTGCCGGCACAACTGGAACGTCCGTATGCTGTACGTGGCCAGCTCCTGCGTCTCCGTGATGGTCACAAAGATCTGGCCATAGGTCTCCGTTCCGCGAGTGGGCCAATACTGGTCGCACTTGATGCGTGTTCGCTCCTCCAGTCGCGTCATCATCACAATGGTGGCCGTTTTCAATTCCCAGCACATGCGCCAGAAGTCCACAAAGGTCTCCTGCAGCGGTCCCTGGGTGGCCACATAGGCGTTGTGCTTCCGATAGCCATCACAGTAGTTGGCATTGATGTAGTCCGATCCAACCACGCCCTCCACTGGCGGCAACTGGACACGGGAATGATCGTAGGCGGTGACATTGGCATAGCGATTCTTCGATTTATTGTGCTCCAGGTTGGAGTTGTCCCAGGTGAATTGCTGTCCCGGCTCAATGCTCTCATACTCCTGCGAGAACTTCTGATTGTCGTTGGCTTTGAGTCGTTCGATATGGTTAGCGAATTCCGAAATGGGTATGGGCGGATGGGAAATCATGCCGGGTGTCTGGAAGTTAAGACGCCTCATGTCAACGGGATCGCTAGGAGTTGGTCCGGCTCCCAAATCGGCGGCCATCAAGGGTCGAGTAACGGCCGCTTGATCCGGGGTTTTGCATGGCTGACGGCGACGTTTCACCACACAGAGAACAATCAACGCGGTGGACACGATGAAAGTGGATACCATTAGCGGGAGCACCACCCACAAGATCTCTGGTTCGTCCTTGTTGCGATTCACTGACACCTCCGGCTCCGCGGGCCAATTGGGATCGGGGCGGTGGGGCCGCTCACCTGGCGGAGCTTCCCGCATGTCCAGCGATAGGAACTCTGAGAAGGGACTGGAGGTGTAGAGATGCTTCTGCGGCGTGTCCACCACAGCCCGCACAAAGATGCGGTAACGCTTCTCCCGCTCCAGCTTACGATTGGTAAAGTTATGGTAGTCATCACCCGATCCTAGGTGGAAGGTGAAGGGTATGGAACGCTGTGGAAACTTAGCCGCAATGTAGGGGGCATTAGGACGCTCTGGTTTGTTCCTACCCGGCAGCAGATCGTCGGTGAGGAACTGATCGGGTATTTTGTGCAGATTTGACTTGTCCTCCGGCACCACCACCAAGTAATAGTGCGAGATGGGTCCATATTCCTCCGAGGCCTGTGGCAGTATCACCAGAATCTCCTCGCCATTGACCACACCATAGAAATCCGGCTTGACCATCGGCTGTGGAGCTGCCATTTGGGTGGTCACCGTGATCTTGGTGGGCGGACGGTATGAATAATCCGATGGAATGGCACTCACGTTCACATTGTACGTGGTAAAGGGACTCAGTTCGTTTATCGTGTGGGTCTTCACATAGTGCTTCAGGATGATCTCGCGCTTGGGAACGATCTGGGTCTGCGAAAATCCCTGTGAGTCCACAAACACCTTCATGGCATCGAAGCTGATCTTGTAGTTAACCGGAGTTAGCCGAATGGGTGGCGACCAACTCAACGTCATTGAATGGGTGCTGACATCGTGGGCACGAAGATTAAGGGGCACATCCTCCGGCTTAATCCTTACCGTCACCTTCTCGCTAAGACGTCCCAATCCGTTCTTGAACCTCGCCGCAATGGCCACGGCATATTGGGCAAACTTCTCCAGATTGACCAGATCAGCGGATTCCGTCAGGCCAACCGTCTTCGTTTGCCAGTCGTCCAGATCCTCGACGGCGGTCATGGTGTAAAAAATTTTGTAGCCAAGCAACTTGCCTCGACTCGTCACCGGCTCCCACCAAATCTCCGCCGTTTGCTCGGAGGTGGCCTCCGCTTGCAGGGACATAGGTGCCCGGCCCATGTCGCGTTCCGTCTCCACGACCAACTTGTCACTGAAGGGACCGGCTCCCTGTTTCGTATAGGCCCTCACCCGGAAGATGTACTCGGTGTTCTCCTCCAGATTTGTGAAAACCGCCTTGCGGAGCGTCATATTCCTCTCAGAACCAAGGCCATGATCGATTTTCTTGTGGAACTGGACATCATAGCGGGTGATTATGCCATTCCGATGTTCCCTGGTAGGTGGATCCCACGTAACGCACAGAACATCCGGAGTTTGGAAGCGTATGGTGATGTTCGAGGGCGGTCCGCCGGGTGTGCCTTCTGGTGTCTGGAATATTTTTACCGTCTCCTGACCGATACCGATGTGATTACTGCCCGCCACCCGAAATTCATACTCCACTCCGCGTTCCAGGTTGTCGAAGCGCTTCTTGGTCATCTGGGGTCCCGATAGCATCTCCTCCTTCAAAGACTGATCCTTGACGCCCCATCGAAGTCGATAGCCACGCAATTCACCATAGGTCTGCGCCGGACGCTCCCACTCCAGTTCGATGGACACGATCGGTTCCCGCTCCATGATCTTCAGACTCACCGTTGGCCGAACTGGCACTCCGCCAGGGGTTTTCACCACAATCGCTGCACTCCGGTCGCCATCGCCTTTGCGGGTCAATGCGGCCACCTGGATGGAGTACTTGGTATCCGGCTGCAGGCCAGTGACATTGAACTCCAGCATGTCCACCACATCGAATTTAAAGGGTTCGTTGAGGAAACCCTTGCCCTGTTTGAAAATGTCAAATAGAGATGATTATAAGCAAATACAAATTAACTTTTCAAATTCgattttatttgattatgGTTTTTAAGAAGCTGTTCTTGGGCTATCCACAAAAAACATGGTTTTTTGGATATACCAACGgttaaaaaaagttaatttCGAATGTCTGTAATCTGTTAACTCTAATCTTGTTAATCTTTCCTAGTTCTCCCTTAAGAGACAGAAAACTCACCTCATCTCTCAGCTCCTGAGCATGTATGTGATAGCCACGAATAATACCATTGCGATCCTTTTCGAGTGGCGGTTTCCAACTGACATGTATCGATGTGGAGTTCAAGGGCGTGGCCTTAACATCTTGTGGATCTCCGGGCACTAAATGCGACGCCGAAGAAAATTGCGATTAGCTAAGGGTACTCACAAGGGCGAAAACAACTGGAGACATATATAGATAGCTTAACTTAAGACCTAAGGTTATTAACATTAACTTACTTAACACTGTAGTACATGAtcttatattatatatttttagtttacAGACAGGAGACTATGGCTTCTATTATACTAGGTGCTTAGAACCTATGAGTAATACATATACAAGAATATATGTGGTAGTACCAGAACAAACCTAGTTCCAAGTCAATGCCATCACCACATCACAGACAAAAACAGAttcgaattaaattaaaagtcgGAACTGGAGGAACCAAACAACCAAAGTGCTGCTTAGGTGCTAAATAATTGGTATGTGGTAGGGGTTGCTCAATAGGTGCTCAAAATTTAGTAGGAGGTGCAGTTTATACCTAGATATAGTATTATTTAAGATAGTATAGACCATTACTTAGGGAGTATGGTGGCAAAAAAGtacacaaaaaaatgttggcCATCGCAAACACTTGGATTTCGATGTCCATCTCGTTTCACTTAGCAAAAACAAACatgtaagcattcaaaaagtTGTTACTTGGTTGTGTGCAAAAAACATATAATGGTAAATCAAAAAATAgttcatatattttttctatacacGTATGCTGCTTATTTAAGAGCATTAAAAATCCTTGCCGACCTCTTAAATGGTTTGGTaagattttcaaaaaatgtcgAAATAGAGaaacatatcaaaaaacaaaagagaTGTGAATTCTTTTAGTTATCGGTCAAAACTTTCTGGACCAattcaaaaatatgtttttgggAAAAGAGTATAGGTATAGAAATAGAGATGTATAGTATAGATAGTATTTTGCTATGGGGCATTCTTAAACATAATACATAGTCAACCATTAAATATACTCACTCTTTTTCtctaaatagttttaaaatgttttatttgtattatataTTAGGATATAAACCACCATCCATTAAAGGTTGcgttcaaaaatcaaatttcGCAATAATTTCGTATTCACATCAAAAAAGTTTCaaaaagattttgttttttttttggtttttggttttttttttccattttgatTTGCATTCAAAAAAAGGTGCACGAAACAGAGCAATTGGTGCAAGGTGCGAGTGGCCAAGCAAAGttatttggttttgttttaatAGTATGTgaaaaaagatataaaatatAGGTATTTAGTTTACAGTATACAATTCCAAAAAGGGTTACTAGTGCACAAAAGTGGTTAAAATCCAGAAAGGGAAAGGTGAACAACTAAAGATGGAAAACATGATACAAAATCTACATATTTGTTGGCACACCGCTTTGATACTGTACAGTGTTCTTATGATTTTTCAATttactttgatttttttccAAAATTATGTGGTAGTTTGTAGATTTAGAACACCcaattaatataatttatgggTTAACTTAAATTTTACAAGTAACTTACCTCAATAAATTTTAAGATAATATGACACACATTTATAAAGCTTAATTATACCCTAAAATACTGGTTATCAACTACTTCTAAGTATATAGCTTATGGAGTTGTATCTTTCCAAtatattcatttaaaatattctttaaattGAGATCTCATATTTGATAATTTTGTACGTATACCATTCATTACTTAGACAATGATTCGCTGCCTGGCGG from Drosophila subpulchrella strain 33 F10 #4 breed RU33 chromosome 2L, RU_Dsub_v1.1 Primary Assembly, whole genome shotgun sequence includes:
- the LOC119548636 gene encoding tyrosine-protein phosphatase Lar isoform X3, producing MGLQMTAASPFAALSLLVLFLLTWTPTIVDAAHANYSDIPYIQYLTHPPEIIRKPQNQGVRVGGVASFYCAARGDPPPSIVWRKNGKKVSGTQSRYTVLEQPGGISILRIEPVRAGRDDAPYECVAENGVGDAVSADATLTIYEGDKTPAGFPVITQGPGTRVIEVGHTVLMTCKAIGIPTPNIYWIKNQTKVDMSNPRYSLKDGFLQIENSREEDQGKYECVAENSVGTEHSKATNLYVKVRRVPPTFSRPPETISEVMLGSNLNLSCIAVGSPMPHVKWMKGSEDLTPENEMPIGRNVLQLINIQESANYTCIAASTLGQIDSVSVVKVQSLPTAPTDVQISEVTATSVRLEWSYKGPEDLQYYVIQYKPKNANQAFSEISGIITMYYVVRALSPYTEYEFYVIAVNNIGRGPPSAPATCTTGETKMESAPRNVQVRTLSSSTMVITWEPPETPNGQVTGYKVYYTTNSNQPEASWNSQMVDNSELTTVSELTPHAIYTVRVQAYTSMGAGPMSTPVQVKAQQGVPSQPSNFRATDIGETAVTLQWTKPTHSSENIVHYELYWNDTYANQAHHKRISNSEAYTLDGLYPDTLYYIWLAARSQRGEGATTPPIPVRTKQYVPGAPPRNITAIATSSTTISLNWLPPPVERSNGRIIYYKVFFVEVGREDDEATTMTLNMTSIVLDELKRWTEYKIWVLAGTSVGDGPRSHPIILRTQEDEKKMPGDPQDVKATPLNSTSIHVSWKPPLEKDRNGIIRGYHIHAQELRDEGKGFLNEPFKFDVVDMLEFNVTGLQPDTKYSIQVAALTRKGDGDRSAAIVVKTPGGVPVRPTVSLKIMEREPIVSIELEWERPAQTYGELRGYRLRWGVKDQSLKEEMLSGPQMTKKRFDNLERGVEYEFRVAGSNHIGIGQETVKIFQTPEGTPGGPPSNITIRFQTPDVLCVTWDPPTREHRNGIITRYDVQFHKKIDHGLGSERNMTLRKAVFTNLEENTEYIFRVRAYTKQGAGPFSDKLVVETERDMGRAPMSLQAEATSEQTAEIWWEPVTSRGKLLGYKIFYTMTAVEDLDDWQTKTVGLTESADLVNLEKFAQYAVAIAARFKNGLGRLSEKVTVRIKPEDVPLNLRAHDVSTHSMTLSWSPPIRLTPVNYKISFDAMKVFVDSQGFSQTQIVPKREIILKHYVKTHTINELSPFTTYNVNVSAIPSDYSYRPPTKITVTTQMAAPQPMVKPDFYGVVNGEEILVILPQASEEYGPISHYYLVVVPEDKSNLHKIPDQFLTDDLLPGRNKPERPNAPYIAAKFPQRSIPFTFHLGSGDDYHNFTNRKLEREKRYRIFVRAVVDTPQKHLYTSSPFSEFLSLDMREAPPGERPHRPDPNWPAEPEVSVNRNKDEPEILWVVLPLMVSTFIVSTALIVLCVVKRRRQPCKTPDQAAVTRPLMAADLGAGPTPSDPVDMRRLNFQTPGMISHPPIPISEFANHIERLKANDNQKFSQEYESIEPGQQFTWDNSNLEHNKSKNRYANVTAYDHSRVQLPPVEGVVGSDYINANYCDGYRKHNAYVATQGPLQETFVDFWRMCWELKTATIVMMTRLEERTRIKCDQYWPTRGTETYGQIFVTITETQELATYSIRTFQLCRQGFNDRREIKQLQFTAWPDHGVPDHPAPFLQFLRRCRALTPPESGPVIVHCSAGVGRTGCYIVIDSMLERMKHEKIIDIYGHVTCLRAQRNYMVQTEDQYIFIHDAIIEAIICGMTEVPARNLHTHLQKLLITEPGESISGMEVEFKKLSNVKMDSSKFVTANLPCNKHKNRLVHILPYESSRVYLTPIHGIEGSDYVNASFIDGYRYRSAYIAAQGPVQDAAEDFWRMLWEHNSTIVVMLTKLKEMGREKCFQYWPHERSVRYQYYVVDPIAEYNMPQYKLREFKVTDARDGSSRTVRQFQFIDWPEQGVPKSGEGFIDFIGQVHKTKEQFGQDGPITVHCSAGVGRSGVFITLSIVLERMQYEGVLDVFQTVRILRSQRPAMVQTEDQYHFCYRAALEYLGSFDNYAN